The following proteins are co-located in the Siansivirga zeaxanthinifaciens CC-SAMT-1 genome:
- the ppnP gene encoding pyrimidine/purine nucleoside phosphorylase, which produces MISTNEYFEGNVKSLGYVTASGKSTLGVMNPGDYEFGTSQHETMRVIEGEMTVKLPESNDWNTFKAGDTFEVDANKSFLVKVSVQTSYLCQYK; this is translated from the coding sequence ATGATTTCTACAAACGAATATTTTGAAGGCAATGTTAAGTCTTTAGGCTATGTAACTGCTTCAGGCAAATCTACTTTAGGTGTTATGAATCCTGGCGATTATGAATTTGGCACCTCACAACATGAAACCATGCGTGTTATTGAGGGTGAAATGACGGTTAAATTACCAGAATCAAACGATTGGAATACGTTTAAAGCAGGAGATACTTTTGAGGTAGATGCCAACAAATCTTTTCTAGTTAAAGTAAGTGTTCAAACTTCGTATTTGTGCCAGTACAAATAA
- a CDS encoding IS256 family transposase, which translates to MKKEDFLNDDFLKQFKTGDELTSFLKSIQKRGIEKMLEGELDAHLDYEKHQQSDNSNTRNGYGSKKIKTALGETNIKVPRDRDASFNPMLVPKRTNMVDGIENVIISLYAKGMSNSDIEEQIREVYDFDVSTSTISRITDKVTNDIVAWQNRPLEPVYLITWMDGIVFKVRENSKVINKTMYIAVGLRRDGKKEVLGLWLGKNESAAFWMSVLTDMKARGVQDLLITATDNLNGFTDTIKNVFPESKTQICVVHQIRNACRYVVWKDKKEFTKDMKSIYDAPTKSAAKAALEDFAQKWEHKYSYAIKSWRDNWEELTAFYEFPLEIRKIIYTTNLIENLNGKIRKYTKNKLSFPTDEAVMKSTFLALREATKKWSMPIRNWGIILNQFLTIFEKRVQL; encoded by the coding sequence ATGAAGAAAGAAGATTTTCTAAACGACGATTTTTTAAAACAGTTTAAAACAGGAGACGAACTGACCTCCTTTCTAAAATCCATTCAAAAGCGAGGTATTGAAAAGATGCTAGAAGGGGAACTTGATGCTCATTTAGACTATGAGAAGCATCAGCAATCCGATAATAGCAATACCCGTAACGGCTATGGGTCTAAAAAGATAAAAACAGCTTTAGGAGAGACTAATATTAAAGTTCCCAGAGACCGGGACGCTTCTTTTAACCCTATGCTGGTTCCTAAACGCACTAACATGGTTGATGGCATAGAAAACGTCATTATCAGCCTTTATGCCAAGGGTATGAGTAATTCTGATATTGAAGAGCAAATCCGAGAAGTTTACGATTTTGATGTATCCACATCTACCATATCACGTATCACAGATAAAGTTACCAATGATATTGTTGCTTGGCAAAACAGACCTCTGGAGCCCGTATATTTAATTACTTGGATGGATGGCATCGTATTTAAGGTTCGGGAGAACTCCAAAGTCATTAACAAAACCATGTACATCGCCGTAGGACTGCGTAGAGATGGTAAAAAGGAAGTCTTAGGGCTTTGGTTGGGGAAGAATGAATCGGCAGCCTTTTGGATGAGTGTACTAACCGATATGAAAGCCAGAGGCGTTCAGGATTTGCTTATCACGGCCACAGATAATCTTAACGGTTTTACCGACACCATTAAAAACGTTTTTCCTGAATCTAAAACCCAAATCTGCGTGGTACACCAGATTCGTAATGCTTGTCGGTATGTTGTTTGGAAAGACAAGAAAGAATTTACAAAGGACATGAAAAGCATCTACGATGCACCCACCAAAAGTGCAGCAAAAGCCGCCCTAGAAGACTTTGCTCAGAAATGGGAACACAAGTACTCTTACGCTATTAAAAGCTGGAGAGATAACTGGGAAGAACTTACCGCTTTCTATGAATTTCCTTTAGAAATTAGAAAAATCATTTACACTACGAACCTTATTGAAAACCTTAATGGAAAAATCAGAAAATACACTAAAAACAAGCTCTCATTCCCAACAGATGAAGCTGTTATGAAGTCCACTTTTTTAGCCCTTAGAGAGGCTACCAAAAAATGGTCGATGCCTATTAGGAACTGGGGCATTATTTTAAACCAGTTTTTAACTATATTTGAAAAAAGGGTTCAACTTTAA
- a CDS encoding ribonucleoside-diphosphate reductase subunit alpha: protein MYVVKRGGRKEQVMFDKITARVRKLCYGLNELVDPLKVTMRVIEGLYDGVTTSELDNLAAEIAATMTTAHPDYARLAARISVSNLHKNTKKTFSEVMHDLYTYVNPRTGKNAPLLADDVYEVIMENKDVLDSTIIYNRDFGYDYFGFKTLERSYLLKLNGEIAERPQHMLMRVAVGIHLNDLESVIETYELMSKKYFTHATPTLFNSGTPKPQMSSCFLLTMKDDSIDGIYDTLKQTAKISQSAGGIGLAIHNIRATGSYIAGTNGTSNGIVPMLKVFNDTARYVDQGGGKRKGSFAMYIETWHADIMDFLDLKKNHGKEEMRARDLFYAMWISDLFMERVQEDGPWTLMCPNECPGLDEVHSEAFEALYLKYEAEGKGRKTIKARELWEKILESQIETGTPYMLYKDAANRKSNQQNLGTIRSSNLCTEILEYTSPDEVAVCNLASIALPMFVKNGEFDHKELFRITKRVTKNLNRVIDRNYYPVVEAKNSNMRHRPIGLGVQGLADTFIQLRMPFTSDQAKKLNQDIFETLYYAAVTASMEEAKADGPYQTYEGSPISKGQFQHNLWNIKDEELSGNWDWDKLRKQVLKHGVRNSLLVAPMPTASTSQILGNNECFEPYTSNIYTRRVLSGEFIVVNKHLLEDLVELGLWNDGLKQDIMRANGSVQNVDVPQHIKDLYKTVWELSMKDIIDMSRQRGYFIDQSQSLNLFMEGATMAKLTSMHFYAWKSGLKTGMYYLRTKSAVDAIKFTLSTTKKEEPTAEEVVVVNEADSAKQEQKRQIAVNNAAKFAQQTNTAESNVEPMTAEEMKALIAQAKASEGDDCLMCGS from the coding sequence ATGTATGTAGTAAAAAGAGGCGGCAGAAAAGAGCAAGTCATGTTTGACAAAATTACGGCTAGGGTTCGTAAATTATGTTACGGATTAAACGAACTTGTAGATCCTTTAAAAGTAACCATGAGAGTTATTGAAGGATTATACGATGGTGTTACAACCAGTGAACTTGATAATTTAGCTGCAGAAATTGCTGCAACCATGACCACGGCACATCCAGATTACGCACGTTTAGCAGCGCGTATATCGGTGTCTAACTTACACAAAAACACGAAAAAAACGTTTAGTGAGGTTATGCACGATTTGTATACCTATGTAAACCCAAGAACTGGTAAAAATGCGCCACTTTTAGCAGATGATGTGTATGAGGTAATCATGGAAAACAAAGATGTTTTAGATTCTACTATTATATACAATCGCGATTTTGGTTATGATTACTTTGGTTTTAAAACTTTAGAACGCTCTTACTTACTAAAATTAAACGGCGAAATAGCAGAACGCCCACAACATATGCTTATGCGTGTTGCCGTAGGAATTCATTTAAACGATTTAGAATCGGTTATTGAAACCTACGAACTTATGTCTAAAAAGTATTTTACGCACGCAACGCCTACACTTTTTAACTCGGGTACACCTAAACCGCAAATGTCGTCTTGTTTCTTATTAACAATGAAAGACGATAGTATCGACGGTATTTACGATACTTTAAAACAAACAGCTAAAATCTCGCAATCTGCTGGAGGTATTGGTTTAGCTATACACAATATTCGCGCAACGGGAAGCTATATAGCGGGTACAAATGGTACTAGTAATGGTATTGTACCTATGCTTAAAGTATTTAACGATACGGCGCGTTATGTAGACCAAGGTGGTGGAAAACGTAAAGGAAGTTTCGCCATGTACATTGAAACTTGGCATGCCGATATTATGGATTTCTTAGATTTAAAGAAAAACCACGGTAAAGAAGAAATGCGTGCTCGCGATTTATTTTATGCGATGTGGATTTCAGATTTATTTATGGAGCGTGTCCAAGAAGATGGCCCTTGGACGTTAATGTGTCCTAATGAGTGTCCAGGTCTGGATGAAGTACACAGTGAAGCTTTTGAAGCTTTATACCTAAAATACGAAGCCGAAGGTAAAGGCCGTAAAACTATTAAAGCACGTGAGCTTTGGGAGAAAATATTAGAATCTCAAATTGAAACGGGTACGCCTTACATGTTATATAAAGATGCTGCAAACCGTAAATCAAATCAGCAAAATTTAGGAACCATTCGTTCTTCTAACTTATGTACCGAGATTTTAGAATATACATCACCAGATGAGGTTGCTGTTTGTAATTTAGCATCGATAGCACTTCCAATGTTTGTTAAAAATGGCGAATTCGATCATAAAGAATTATTCCGTATAACCAAACGCGTAACCAAAAACTTAAACCGTGTTATCGATAGAAATTACTATCCGGTTGTAGAGGCGAAAAATTCAAACATGCGTCACAGACCTATTGGTTTAGGTGTTCAAGGATTGGCAGATACGTTTATTCAATTACGTATGCCTTTTACAAGCGATCAGGCTAAAAAATTAAATCAAGATATTTTCGAAACACTTTACTATGCTGCTGTAACAGCAAGTATGGAAGAAGCCAAAGCAGATGGTCCTTATCAAACGTATGAAGGTTCTCCAATTAGCAAAGGCCAATTTCAACATAATCTTTGGAATATTAAAGATGAAGAATTAAGCGGTAACTGGGATTGGGATAAATTACGTAAACAAGTACTTAAACATGGGGTACGTAACTCGCTTTTAGTTGCGCCAATGCCAACAGCTTCTACATCTCAAATTTTAGGAAATAACGAGTGTTTTGAGCCTTATACGTCTAATATTTATACAAGACGTGTATTGTCTGGAGAATTTATTGTTGTAAACAAACATTTATTAGAAGATTTAGTAGAGCTAGGCCTTTGGAACGATGGTTTAAAACAAGATATTATGCGTGCTAACGGATCTGTACAAAATGTAGATGTTCCGCAGCATATTAAAGACTTATACAAAACGGTTTGGGAGTTAAGCATGAAAGATATTATCGATATGTCTCGTCAGCGTGGATACTTCATAGACCAGTCGCAATCGCTAAACTTATTTATGGAAGGAGCGACCATGGCTAAATTAACATCGATGCATTTCTATGCATGGAAAAGTGGCTTAAAAACCGGTATGTATTATTTACGTACTAAGAGTGCTGTTGATGCTATTAAATTTACTCTATCTACAACTAAAAAAGAAGAGCCTACTGCAGAAGAAGTGGTGGTGGTTAATGAAGCAGACTCAGCAAAACAAGAACAAAAAAGACAGATTGCGGTTAATAACGCAGCTAAATTTGCACAACAAACCAATACAGCAGAATCTAATGTAGAACCTATGACTGCCGAAGAAATGAAAGCGTTAATTGCGCAGGCTAAGGCATCAGAAGGAGACGATTGTTTAATGTGTGGTTCGTAA
- a CDS encoding methyltransferase family protein: MALREELKAQGGFLFKYRGYLPVLFLVAGLIMIGYEAAYFKEHSSSTISEILKSSCVFVGFLGLLIRCFTVGYTPVNTSGRKDKLIADTLNTTGLYSIIRNPLYVGNYLMWLAVCMLTGNLWFVVLFTFVFWMYYERIIYAEEEFLRDKFKSVYLDWTEKTPIFVPKHLNYKKPNIPFNWRRVLEKERNGLFLLCLLFYLFAFVENYVKTGTVLLTDSWEFNATIVTGVIFIILKFLEKKTTVLEKLEK; the protein is encoded by the coding sequence ATGGCATTACGTGAAGAGTTAAAAGCTCAAGGCGGTTTTTTATTTAAATACAGAGGCTATTTGCCTGTGTTATTTTTAGTCGCTGGTCTTATAATGATAGGTTACGAGGCAGCATATTTTAAAGAACATAGTTCATCAACAATATCAGAAATATTAAAAAGTAGCTGTGTGTTTGTTGGTTTTTTAGGTTTACTTATTCGTTGTTTTACAGTTGGTTATACCCCTGTAAATACTTCAGGTAGAAAAGATAAACTTATTGCAGACACACTAAACACAACCGGTTTGTATTCTATTATTAGAAACCCGTTGTATGTAGGGAATTATTTAATGTGGTTAGCTGTGTGTATGCTAACAGGTAATTTGTGGTTTGTAGTGTTATTTACATTCGTTTTTTGGATGTACTACGAGCGCATCATTTACGCCGAAGAAGAATTTTTAAGAGATAAATTTAAATCTGTTTACCTGGATTGGACTGAAAAAACGCCAATTTTTGTTCCTAAACATTTAAATTATAAAAAACCAAACATTCCATTTAATTGGAGACGCGTTTTAGAAAAGGAGCGTAATGGGTTATTCCTGTTATGTCTGTTATTTTACCTTTTCGCTTTTGTTGAAAATTATGTTAAAACAGGCACTGTTTTATTAACAGACAGTTGGGAGTTTAACGCAACAATAGTAACAGGAGTCATTTTTATTATTCTAAAATTTTTAGAAAAGAAGACCACTGTTCTAGAAAAATTAGAAAAATAA
- a CDS encoding ribonucleotide-diphosphate reductase subunit beta has protein sequence MSQAIEPILQENKDRFVIFPIQHHDIWEWYKKSEASFWTAEEIDLHQDLSDWKDKLNDDERYFIKHILAFFAASDGIVNENLAENFVNEVQYSEAKFFYGFQIMMENIHSETYSLLIDTYVKDEKEKDLLFNAIDNFPAIQKKAEWALKWIESPSFAERLIAFAAVEGIFFSGAFCSIFWLKKRGLMPGLTFSNELISRDEGVHCDFAVHLHNKHLVNKVPKARIREILVDALDIEREFITESLPASLIGMNAKLMSQYLEFVTDRLLSELGCEKEYNTANPFDFMDMISLQGKTNFFEKRVSEYQKAGVLNKEEDKDKFTFDADF, from the coding sequence ATGTCTCAAGCAATAGAACCCATTCTGCAAGAAAATAAAGATCGATTCGTTATTTTTCCAATTCAACATCATGATATTTGGGAGTGGTACAAAAAATCTGAGGCGAGCTTCTGGACAGCAGAAGAAATCGATTTACATCAAGACCTTTCAGATTGGAAAGATAAATTAAATGATGACGAGCGTTATTTCATTAAACACATCTTGGCATTTTTTGCAGCTAGTGATGGTATTGTAAATGAAAATTTAGCTGAAAACTTTGTGAATGAAGTTCAATATAGTGAGGCTAAATTCTTTTATGGTTTCCAAATCATGATGGAAAACATTCACAGTGAAACCTATTCGCTTTTAATTGATACGTATGTAAAAGACGAAAAAGAAAAAGATTTATTATTTAATGCCATAGATAACTTTCCTGCAATTCAGAAAAAAGCCGAGTGGGCTCTAAAATGGATTGAATCGCCAAGTTTTGCAGAACGTTTAATAGCTTTTGCAGCTGTAGAGGGTATTTTCTTTTCTGGGGCGTTTTGTTCTATTTTCTGGTTAAAGAAAAGAGGTTTAATGCCAGGATTAACCTTCTCTAACGAGTTAATATCTCGCGACGAAGGTGTGCATTGCGATTTTGCTGTGCATTTACATAACAAACACTTAGTAAATAAAGTGCCTAAAGCCAGAATAAGAGAAATTCTTGTAGATGCTTTAGATATAGAACGTGAGTTTATTACAGAATCTTTACCAGCGAGTTTAATTGGTATGAATGCCAAATTAATGTCGCAGTATTTAGAGTTTGTAACCGATAGATTACTGTCTGAATTAGGTTGTGAAAAAGAGTACAACACCGCAAACCCATTCGATTTTATGGATATGATTTCGTTACAAGGAAAAACAAATTTCTTTGAAAAACGTGTATCTGAATATCAAAAAGCAGGGGTATTAAACAAAGAAGAAGATAAAGACAAGTTTACTTTTGATGCCGATTTTTAA
- a CDS encoding DUF3109 family protein, giving the protein MFQLGKTIVSEDIIEKDFLCNLSACKGACCIDGDAGAPLEAHETQILKDIYPKVKPFLRKEGIAAIEAQGVYTTSEEGDFETPLINGADCAYVIFDKKNVALCAIEEAYNQGEVSWKKPVSCHLYPVRVQDYTEFSAVNYHKWHICDDACSLGKELQIPIYKFVKEALIRKFGEDWYMELEKVANKF; this is encoded by the coding sequence ATGTTTCAGTTAGGAAAAACCATCGTTTCAGAAGATATTATTGAAAAAGATTTTTTGTGCAATCTGTCGGCATGCAAAGGCGCTTGTTGTATTGATGGCGATGCAGGTGCACCCTTAGAAGCACACGAAACTCAGATTTTAAAAGACATTTATCCCAAAGTAAAACCTTTTTTAAGAAAAGAGGGTATTGCTGCAATTGAAGCACAAGGCGTTTATACAACCTCTGAAGAAGGCGATTTTGAAACACCACTTATTAATGGCGCCGACTGTGCCTATGTTATTTTCGATAAAAAAAATGTAGCCCTTTGTGCTATTGAAGAAGCCTACAACCAAGGCGAAGTTTCTTGGAAAAAACCAGTTTCTTGTCATTTATACCCTGTTCGCGTTCAAGATTACACCGAATTTTCGGCAGTAAATTATCACAAATGGCACATTTGCGACGATGCCTGTTCTTTAGGTAAAGAACTTCAAATTCCTATTTACAAATTTGTAAAAGAAGCCTTAATTAGAAAATTTGGCGAAGACTGGTACATGGAGTTAGAGAAGGTTGCTAATAAGTTTTAA
- a CDS encoding MarC family protein, which yields MQLNFKEIFTAFMVLFAVIDIVGNIPIIIDLRKKVGHIQSEKASIVAGIILVFFLFLGKSILNLIGIDVNSFAVAGSFILFFIALEMILGITLYKHEELSAETATIFPLAFPLIAGPGSLTTLLSLRAEFKTENIIVAVFLNVIVIFIVLKTSTKIERIIGQNGINIIRKVFGVVLLAIAVKLFAHNIQALFNIN from the coding sequence ATGCAACTTAATTTTAAGGAAATATTCACAGCCTTTATGGTGCTTTTTGCTGTAATTGATATTGTAGGAAACATTCCTATTATAATAGATTTAAGAAAAAAAGTTGGCCACATACAAAGCGAAAAAGCATCGATTGTTGCTGGTATTATTTTAGTTTTCTTTTTATTTTTAGGAAAAAGTATTTTAAACTTAATAGGCATCGATGTGAACTCGTTTGCAGTAGCAGGTTCGTTTATTTTATTTTTTATTGCTTTAGAAATGATTTTAGGCATAACGCTTTATAAACATGAAGAACTTTCTGCCGAAACTGCTACTATATTTCCGTTGGCATTTCCGCTTATTGCCGGACCTGGAAGTTTAACAACTTTATTATCGTTAAGAGCAGAATTTAAAACCGAAAACATAATTGTTGCTGTATTTCTAAATGTTATTGTTATTTTTATAGTATTAAAAACATCGACAAAAATTGAACGTATTATTGGGCAAAACGGCATTAATATTATTCGTAAAGTTTTTGGCGTGGTATTATTAGCCATTGCAGTTAAATTGTTTGCTCATAACATACAGGCCTTATTTAATATTAATTAA